The genomic segment TGATCCCACCGTGTCCTTTTTATGGTGACTGGAGGTTTTTTTATGGGCTTCCGTCGTTTTGTTGTGCTGGTAAGATTAGGCTGACCTTACCAGTTTCTTACGAGCCTTTGCTCCTTTGTTTCGTCGAAAAATCCAGctgtataataatatattttcattttgtatttttggGGTTCGACTTGATAAGAATCTTGTTTCGTTGAATCGTGGGTTGTGTACATTTCGTGTTTCAGGACAAATGTTTCATTCATTTCTTCCTCTTATTCCCTCCGAGGACGGGCCTAGATATTTGCAGCTCTGTTTTTGGGACAACGTTGCATAATAGAATGTCTGTTGCTGATCAATCAGATGTCGATGAAGGCACCATGGTGTCGCTGATAGATATATTAATAGTTAACCCTTAAGTGTTCAGCTTCTAAAAAATAATAGATCAGTATCCTACTTAAGGTTGCATATTTGTAGGAATGTGCATGTTTATCAGAAGTGTTATAATTGTCCATCTGCGGTTGCAGCTATTTGGCTGGAGGGTAATGATGGTGTTAATATTCCTTAATCCTTAACACCACCTGTGGAATGATAGGATGGTGTCTTGTAGAGAGTATTACTGCTATAAGCTGCAAATCCAGGATTCTGATATGTCTGTTTTGTTGTATGGTGGAAGATTGTTACAACAGTTTGTTGTCTATATGTACATCAAGTTGGAGACGACAGACGGAAACAAGCGGAGATTTGATCCGAGATGTAGTCAGGGAATAGATGACAGCGATGTTGGTGAGGAAAATCGTGGAAGTGAAATTGGTCACCGTGTTGTTCTTCCTGCATCATTCATTGAAGGTCCTAAGGATATGCGTAGGAGGTATCTTGATGCAATTGCTCTGGTGAGCATTTGAAAACCAGACTTATTTATTACGATGACTTGTAATCGGGAATGGAAAGAAATTAAGGACAATCTCTTTGATGTTCAAGTTGCTCAGGATCGCCAGGATTTAGTTTCGTGTATATTTCGTGCGCAGTTGGTTGAGTTGGCTATGTCTATGTTTTATTGAGTTCCAGAAGCGAGGTTTGCAGCATTGCCGTATGCTTATTATTTTGGCCGCTGATTGCAAAATTGATTCACCCCATACGTTTGATTCGTACGTTGTTACCGAGATCCTGTATGCAGATAAATCCACAAGCTGTTTCATTTAGTCTCAAGGCACGTGATGCACTGCCTGTGCGGTTTGTTGAACAGAAAGTGTCCTCCTTGTATGGTTGATGGACGATGCAGAAATCATTATCCCCGTTCGTTTTCCGATCATTCAATGCAAGAGCGAAATGGGTATCCGGTGCATAGACGGAGGAATGATGGCCAAACTGTCGAGGTCCGAAAACGTACATTGAACTCAACCTCCTGCCTTCCTTGAGGTTTGAGTTGCAAGAGTAGCTTTCCTTTCAATTGCTTCCGCCTTTGATGGAGTTGCAGTCCTTGGGGTTTGAGTTGTTGGAGTTTCAGTTTGATTCTAGCCAAAGCCCAACCTTTAATCAAGCCTGCCAGCTAGACACCCCGTCTCGTACTCCCCGAAACTGGCAGGCACACAAGGCGGGCAGTGGATTGTTTCTTATAATCCATAGTTTTTGTAATGTCGAGGTTTGTTCCCGTCTCACTTTCGTGAAATATCtttataagtatatatataaaggCCATGATAATCTCCTCAAGTCAATCCATATTTTACAtagaaaaaaatctaaacaaaatttCTCTTTTTAAATCGAATAATTCtcctaaattgaaaataatttcatgttaattatttagtattatttgctcaaattaaaaataatagtatatattaaaaatcttcCGGGAATCTCTTCTGGAAGTTGACTTTAATCTTTTTACTTATCCTAATCTTTTGGGAATCTCTCCTGGAATCTTTTACTTGTCCTAATTTTCTGGGAATAATCTCTTCCGGAAGTTGACTTTAATACACTAACATCACATAATCTCGTGTTAATTGtttagtattatttgatcaaattaaaaataataataatatatgcaACGCGTGTGCATCTTTTACTAGTATATATTATGTTCTGTATGTTCCTTGATATACTGTGACGTTTATTAGGGTTacatatcttttaaaatattgatatcAATTTTAACCTTATTATCTAAATTTGCTTGGATCTTAGCTTAACAAATCATACATAATATTTTGAAGAAGTTATATTACACAAAACTTTCGTCAACAAGATAATTCGGGAAAAAAGaaggtatcttgtgagatggtctcacaaatctttatctgtggcacgggtcaatcctaccgatattcacaataaaacttatgctcttagcataaaaaataatatttttttattgatggcctaaataagatatatgtctcacaaaatacgactgatgagaccgtctcacataagtttttgtcttcGAGAAATAATATTGTTGACCGAAAGTCTTATGCAATATAACTTCTTCAAAATAACTGCTCACGCTTGCCTCAAGGAACAAGAAAGTAACTTCAGTCATATTCATCTCAGTAAAACTACCATTTTGTATAGCACAAACCTTGCTTTTACATCGTTTGCTCGTAGTTCAAGTGGCCGATAAAGGTACACTTAAATCCCATAAGTAAAATACAATACATTTTGCTTCGTCAGGTAACGTAAAACGCTCAACCAGTATAGGATTTTCAGGaaccaaaatatttgcaaaCAATATCAGGGGAGAATGACCAAAAAAGGAACAATAAAAATCCTTCAAGGGGTTATTCATGGTCAAATGGTTCTTGCAAACTCTCAAATCCATTATCAAAGATGGATCCTTCATCGGACTTATCGTCGATACCGTGAAGCCAATTCATATTCTTCAGGTCCTCTTTAAGAAGAATCATGTCATAGCGGGAGCTTTCATAAATATCGTTGTTGGCAAGTCTTGCTGAAGATGGATGCTTGTCCTCTTCACTTCCACTTTCCGAAAATGTGTTAATATAATTTACGTTCTCTGCAACGTCACTATAATGAGAAATTGGTACGCATCCATTGCCAGATGCTGCACAAAGTTGAGTTTTATGGTTGCCGGATCGAACACTTTGAGGAAATAAATTTGAGCCTGTAAGAGGTCGAGACAAATTGCTTCCATTTTTTAGATCCTGTAATAGAAGTAGAAGATTGTTGAGAACGATGATGAGCAAACATAAGCTCCACCTACTATCATATGGCACTGATTTAAGTTATGACTATTCATTTCCCTTTTCGTAAGGGAGAAACCAATAAATGGCACTCAACTGGTGATAAACATGGCACCAGGCACCAGCGCATCCTTAATACTGCTAGTCGCTCCTATTTAATATCTTTACCCACACTCATTATCCTGCTTGCTGGTTACATAAACTAATAATGAAAGGGAGGATAATCGACATGTCATCGCATGAAGGTCCCTGAGAGTCGGGAACAAAAGAAGCTGAAAACAGAATCATGGGCAAACTGGTGAGGGTGTCGTATTACCATGTTATTTGCGATGGTTCAAGTTTGTTACCACCTATATGGTAAACTAAAACACAAAGAAGGGTTGCAAAAGAAAATGCTCAgaagttttcttctttttttccacTTGTGGAAACGTACAGAGCAACAGGCAAAACTTCATATTGGGAATTTAATAGTAAAACATATGTtactaataaatatttaaaaactcaaaGTTAGAAATGAATACCATATGTCTTGCAGCAATATCAGGAGTTTTCTTGGAAATTGTCCGGCCAGACCCAGTGCCATCAATGGATGAACTGACAGGTTTCCGAGTCGACAACTCTCTTCGATAATCCACCGAATTATTCAGCTGTCCATTCACAAGTGGTCGACCCCTGCCAACTGGGTCTGCAGCTCTTCCCCTGGTGACCACCGGTGATGACTGTCTCCTCGGCGCAGTGACTGTAGTTGCTAAAGGTTCTACATTTCCTTTAGCAGCAATAGCCAGTCCAGGTCTGGACCTACCAGCAGATATTGATCTCTCTGTCAAAGTCGTTCGCAAGTTTGGTGGTGTTTCAAGTGGAAAATCAGGGAGTACAATAGTATGTGGGGGCGGGCGAACTCGTGAAGCCGGGGAGCTTGGGCGAGATACAGAAGCAACATTGCGTCCGTTGGTGTGACTATGTGCACCTGGGACAGAAGCTCCAGAAACAAGAGATAAAGATGGTGTGGAATTTAGACGAGTAGGTGTAGATGGCCTCGATGTTGTCCACGCCGCAGAAGAGTTAGTGTTTGCAGAAACTTGTGTCCTAGAAGTAGGAGTAGATGGTCTTGAGTTCTGCGATGGTCTTGGTTTATCCACTGAAGATGCAGTGGAAACGGTACGAGATTTAGAAGGAGTTGTAGATCTTGACACTGTTGGGCGTGCAGAAGGGGTTGAAGGTCTTGTAGTTCCTGAAGAGCGGTTGGTAGGAGTTGATGGTCTGATATAAGAAGAGACGGAAGCAGAACTTGAGTTCAGAAtggaagttgatttattagaataGGAATTGTGTTGGGAACTAGAGACAGAAGAACGAGTCACAGATCTGCTTCGTGTTGGTTTTGCAGCATGGTTGCTTTCTGACTGAGAAACTGACAGCTGAAATTGGAAACTTTCTATGTTTACAAAAGGTTTCATAAATATGCCAAAGTTGATGGTGAAGTAGCAAGTCAACTTTAACAACACAAATACAAGTAGAAATACTTCCAAAAAAGAACAAAAATAACTGGAAAAGAGCCAAAACACTGTATTAGAAGCTGATAGTGAGAAATGGGAAACAAGTTCACATACCCTTGAGGCCTTGGTTGTCGAGATTGATCTGATCAATGGACTGCTTCTTGGAGCTAGAAGGCCAGGCTGAGATTCATTTCCATCCGAAAGAAGTGACCAAAGGAGTTCCAGGAGGTGTAAGAAGCCTAACAGATAGTAATCCATGATGCATGACAATATTACTTGGAAACTTCACATAGTTCATCGTGTGGAGTTTGTTCTATGCGGATTAAAACTAGCAACATTGATAATGTTAACTATAACCGTGGTAATCCAAGGAAAACTCAAAAGAGGCCATTATCGAGCTCTTAGATATTTAGTTCAGTGATGTGAAGATTCAGCTACATTCTCATCGTGTTTTTCTAATCATGCACAGTACTGAGGTCCTGAAGGCCATACCCCATTTTCTGACTTCCAAGTCATCAAGAAATATCAAATTCCTATTTAGACTACGGTATCTTTGAGAAAacttgttttatgaaaaaggagaatatggGAAGTTATAAAATAAGTAATCAATGAGCAGGCAACCTGCTATGAATTATCTAGAAAGAATCCAATGGGCACCCAAAATTCTTTTAGAAACGTTCGCCAACATTCCATATCTTGACTAGTTACTAAATTAACTAGGTAATGCAACACTTCTTGAATATCTATCAGGTTTCCAAGCTATTACTGAATCTAAAACTTATACCACATCAAAAGTAGCAAAGCCTAGAACTAACAATATAACTACAACAAAAATCAGGACGGAAATGCATATTCGGCAAGTTCATTCCCTATTTCAAGTGAGAAACTAAAGCAACTTGCGATAATCCAACTTTTAACGATCAGAAACAGCATCTATCACGTTCCACAATTGTTTTGCGGTACTTGGGACAGGGGTAAGCTTCAAgccaaataaagaaaataaaatctcaGCATAAGCTACAATCCGGATCCGATTACCCAAGAATGAGAATAACAAGAAATAGAGATCGAAGGATTACCAATCATAGTCGTGCTTCCCGCCATCTGCTGACAAAAAATCATGCAATCCACTCTTCCCCTGTTTTGCCGATCCAATCGAGAGTCTCCCCAGCTTTAAAGGTACTACTAAATCACAGGTTCACACAGTCAAGGCCAAACGGACAATAAAATGCAAATCAAAGCAAACTCGCAATTGGTTGAACAAACGCAGTGAAATGAGCAGTCGCAAAGCAAAACCCAGCTCGAAATCGAAATAACaagcaaaaacaaaacaaacaacGATATTGGATATAACTGATCAAAAGAAAACAAGGTGATAAAAAGTACGTTACCATCGGGGTGGTGAGTAGAGGTAACGGAAAAGCGGCGGTGGGTCTTGGAGAAAAGATCCAAATTATCATCTTCATTGAAATTACGAAGTGATCCATTTGGAAAAAGCCCTGGCGGGCTCTTTCGGGCGGCGCCGATGACAGATTCTTTGAGGCTGCGACTCATCAGATAACTCAAGATACAGTATCTGCTCGAAGGGTAGAAACAGATAGAAAAAGAATGTTCAAAATACAAGAAATAGATTTGGTTTAGATCTGAAATCGGAATCAATTCGAGTGAACAGAGAGGTGGAAGGTAAGAGGGAGCAAGAGCAAGCGAAGAAGCACAATGGAGACGCAATTATGGCCAATGCAGCTGCGTATGATCCATtttccttcaatttttttttttgtcaaccTCTGCTCCACAATTAATACAGTCTTAAGTTGTACATTATATTACACATATTAAGGCCGTCATTAGTATCAAAAGTCAAAATAAATGAGTCGATTTCACGtatctatatttataaaataaattatcgattgtgtttaataaaaattaataatttttcatgagttTAAATAATATCATACACTCGTCTAACAAAATTGACTAACGAAATGATCTCAAATCATGGCCCAACCATATGCATGCATGTATGCCATAAAGCGAAACATAGAAGGAAGAATGGGACAGCTTCAACGTAGTATATTGTTCGATAACGACAGTCTTCACTCCCATGTTTCCCTTTCATTGTTACAATTGTTtattgaagaaaacaaaaaaaaacttgTGGATTTAACTTGGGAAAACTTTTTCTTAATCGTGATGTAATATGAAATATATTTAGTGCGGAAGAAGCAACGCGCCCCCATGGTGCTGCGGGTGCATGCACAAATTTATGAGGAAATAGCCAAATTCATCAGCCATTGTTTTGTCCACATTCTCATCGTCTAATTTTCGATCAAAATTCACGTGTGTTATGGGCGTAGAGTTGTGGTGTGAAATTTGAGATGGAGGGATAGTGACATGTGAGTAGGGTCTAATCGAACCGAGATTCATGTAACGAAACTATGCTTTCACCAACAAAATTTAACGATAAATTATTTCGTTAGATTGTCCGCCAACTGACAGTAAACATGCTCAAAGTTTGAAAAAGAGCTTTAATTCGAACTAATTCgagcaaaatatttttaattactcGAATACAAAGTTCATAACTCAAAATTTTCTCGATGTTCAACTCGATCACGCTCATTTACACTCGACTTGTGTCGTTTCtgtttttccaatttttcttttttgggTAAGGCAGCACATTCGAAATTGAGGCTAGAAAATAACACTTTGCCATTTCACCAGATTCATAATATGTGATCTCAAGAAGAAAATCGAAATGTATTTTtctataaaagaaaaaaaaaattagttgtgTACATGAATAAaaagcaagtagttcttttggCCCAAAATAAGTGTGTGAAATATAATAGTTAAATTTAATAAAGATTGACatagttttatatttttgtgaatttattataataaattttttggtTTTTAATATGAATAATTTTGCCTATTAAAAAAAGGACTTAACATCaaaaaattaatcaattttGGCATCTCAACTTTACAATAACTCCCTCCCTGACACGTGTTGTACGTGTAACTATTTTTTTGTGTTAAATAACttttatatgaaaaatataaaattgtactaaaatttaaagttttaaaatgaatttttttatgtcgcgttgaaattataaaagatataataatgataattaaatattttaatggaGTCATAGAACAGATAAATATACTaacataatttttataatttttttagtaaaatCTATTTTGATACACGAACTATTGATAAATCGAGATGAGATGGGATGAGATGACGAGAATATGCTCGGCAGATGTTTTCAGGAAAAAGAGAAGCTGGTTTTACCAttataaattgcttaattgatatAAGATCCAGTTAAAGTCAATTTTACCTTTTAATAAACTTACTTTTAAAGCCAATTATTTTTTAGTAAATTCGactaaattcatattttatttctctaagttattttattgattaaaagtgttaaaataaattaatgttTATTAACAAATTGTAATGAATAAGTATCTATTTTGTCTCTATTTActgttttatataattttatgacCATAAATATAATTGTTTCTATTGGGTTAGAATATAAAGAATGGtgaataaaatcttttaaaattttctttaaaaacttGAACTACAATATCTCGTTcttgaaatctttaaaaaagaAGCAATCATCgataattaaatcgagtttgattccAAAATCAGGTGGAAGAAATTCAAAATAATCTTTCACACACAGATATATTTTGATGATATGGTAAAAATCTTATCATATCatcaattatattttaaagatataacaaaatattgcATAGATATGCACAAATCTAGTTAGCATATATTACAAAATTTCATATATTCTACTTATAAATAAATGCTCCTAATCCTAATCATGTATAATTATTTACGCTTAGTCTTGTATTTTTCTCTCGACTAAAGCGTCTGAGTGACTTCGCCTCTGACAGAGTCGTCTCGCCTGGATTCTTTGATACCACGTTATATTTTTGGAGCTTTTTAATTCGGCTTATTGAAGAAATTGATTCGTGATAATCGATTCAAGGTATTTTATTggttgtgatttttttttatcgcatcctatttatatatatataattttattaaaatatgatacATATATATTAGTGATTGCATAAGATTTGCTGAGATAGTTTGAATTTTTAGTTAAATTAGAGAAAAGTCCgagaaaaatcgaaaaaaataaaaatgcacaGAATTATTATTTCTATATAGACGATGTGCATTCTTGTCAACTTATTTTACCTAACACGATTGCTGTACAGTGCATAGTCTCTAATCTCTTCTAGTTATCTTTCACTTTGCTATCATGTCTCGTCTTTTACACGCACTGAATCTACTTCCGTCACTTTCCTCTATCCACCACTTCAGCTTCCACCTGCGGACATCTTTCACGCATACTTGTACGTTACCCAGCTACTCTTGTGCTCTATCTTTGCTTCTACACCCACCCTTTTTACTCCAATCCACTTCTTTTATCTATACCATGATGATATAATGATTTGATTTGCGTGTTGGAAGGTGACGCATTGAGCAAGTTTTTATTTGTAGACCGATTAGGATAAGTAAGTGATCATTATCTGTTTTGATTTTTGTAAATATACGCACTTTGTTGGATTTTTTCCCCTTTTTTCGCAAAATAAAAAACTAAGAAAAAGATTGGATCTCATTGGGTGAGTGAGGTGATTCCTGGGCTTACGTTTCTCAGGGAATTTGTTATGTCCGCttattgggttttttttttccattcatTCTTTCAGTCATTCCTCTATTGGGTATATTATTTTCCTGTTTATCCTGAGGGAAACGTGATTTTGTCGGTGCGCCGCGTCGCTTACGGATTAGGGTTTATGTGTATCTTTATATAAAGATACAGAATCCGCGGGCTTGGCTGCAACTTGGAGTGGGGGAACGGTAATCACATGTTGAGTTGGTGAGTTCttgatttgggaattttatattcttTTTAGAGTTTCGTTGACTTCTTTAAAGAAGAGAGGcttcttttctttatttttttcttttacgtttttaaatttttgacgCAGTAGATTCtcttttttatttagcttataGTATTAAATATGGTGATGGTATATGATTCTAAAGGAGAGAGGGGGTGAGGGACTTAAAAGTGCTTGTGAGGTTTGCTGCTGCTTTCCAACGGTTCGAAGTTGCTCTTCTTGGCTTTACTGTCTTGGATGACTTTACAGCTTTTGCCCTACTGTCACTGTTGGTTAACGATCATGGAATAAGATTCTGTATGAACTTTGGTAACCTGTGATGTGTGACTGTGAAGTTTCTTGATCCTGTTATTGTTTATTATTAAAGGATAGGTGGGGGAGTTTGTTCTTCGCTCGCTTGATCTTTTGGGATCTAAGGTTCATTTTGACATTCAGATTGCCAGCTGGCGGACTTTCGCATTTTTGCCTTGAAATTAGATTTGGATCGACTACATTTGTTTGGCTCACATTAGTTTGATATTTAGAAGCATCCATCCATGGGACTTGTTAGAGGTCTGGTACTGCCTCGTCTCTCTGTTGTGTTGTTATTCTTGTTGCTGAGAGTCACTGGAGCTCAATCACCTCCATCTCCAACTTCTCTTTCATTGTTTAGTAATGCACGGGCACTAGATGCTCTCCTCCAAGACTATGCGTACCAGGCATTTGTGCGTCCACGAACCGGTGTTGTTTATGATGGAGCTGTCCCTTCTAATCTCTCTGGGATTCAGGTTTCGGCCATGAGACTCCGGAGTGGTAGCTTAAGGACGAAGGGTGTTAGTACGTACAAGCAGTTTGAGATTCCCAAGGGTGTTAAGGGACAGCCTTACACTGAGAGGCTTGTTTTGGTCTACCAGAATCTGGGCAATTGGTCTATGGTTTATTACCCCCTTCCTGGCTACACGTATTTGTCACCGATATTGGGCCTTCTAGCTTATGATGCTGCGGATCTTATGGCCAGAAACTTGCCTGTATTGGATATCAAGGCCTCTGGTCAACCCATATCTATCAAGTTTTTGGGATTACAGTCTGTGCCAGAAGGATCAGTTCCCAAGTGTGCTTCATTTGATTTAAACGGTTCAGTTAGTTTCTCTAGAGTGTTGTCAGATAATATCTGTACAACATTCCAACAGGGGCACTTCTCTATTGCAGTGGAATCAATTTCCCCTGCTCCTGCACCATTCTCCtcccctccaccaccaccaccaccaccgcaaCGAGTAATTAGTGGTACTCCAGATGAGCAGGAAGGGAGTAACAATTCCAAGGTCTGGATAATTGTGGGGTCAGTGGTAGGAGGATTTGCATTGTTAATTATTCTAGGACTCGTGATCGTGTGGCTATGCAAGTATAAACATAGGAAGAAAATGCATCAAATGGAGAGGGCAGCAGATGTGGGGGAGGCTTTGCATATGACCACTGTTGGAAGCACTAAAGCACCAGCAGCTACCGGAACAAGGACTCAACCAACGCTCGAGACCGAATATATACCCTG from the Primulina tabacum isolate GXHZ01 chromosome 8, ASM2559414v2, whole genome shotgun sequence genome contains:
- the LOC142553894 gene encoding uncharacterized protein LOC142553894, translating into MGLVRGLVLPRLSVVLLFLLLRVTGAQSPPSPTSLSLFSNARALDALLQDYAYQAFVRPRTGVVYDGAVPSNLSGIQVSAMRLRSGSLRTKGVSTYKQFEIPKGVKGQPYTERLVLVYQNLGNWSMVYYPLPGYTYLSPILGLLAYDAADLMARNLPVLDIKASGQPISIKFLGLQSVPEGSVPKCASFDLNGSVSFSRVLSDNICTTFQQGHFSIAVESISPAPAPFSSPPPPPPPPQRVISGTPDEQEGSNNSKVWIIVGSVVGGFALLIILGLVIVWLCKYKHRKKMHQMERAADVGEALHMTTVGSTKAPAATGTRTQPTLETEYIP